Sequence from the Leptospira johnsonii genome:
TCGGGATCACGATCTGGGTTTTTCCAGGCCATTCCGTATAACGTCTGCCGATACCGATTTTGTCGTTTTGAGCGTTTTTCACAACTTCGGTATTATACTTACGTTTGAGATAATCTGCGCCCTTACGATGGATCGCGTTGTAATAAAGTATATAAGTCGCTAATGTATCAGAGTTAGCTTCTGAATATCCGAAGTTCGCTTTCACATATCCGGAAAGGATCCTTTGGATAGAGTTAATATGTCCGTAGTCTGCGTCTTTACCGATGCTGATCAGATCGGCTCCGAATTTTTTTTCTTTCTCATCGGGAAGAATACGGATTGCAGTGATACCATCTGCGGAAGCAGGAGACTTAGGATCCTTTTTTAATGCTTCAGAGATCCCGGCGCCAGTTCTGGCATTACTTCCTTTTGTCTCTTCGTCTGCTCTTGCAGCAGATCGATTGACGAAGTTCACTTTTCCGGAAGAACGAACTTCCTTTTCTCCAAGTTTAGGCCCTTCTTGGGCGAAGATCGGAAAGCTAAAACTTCCGAGGAAGATTAGAAATACGGCCAGTCGAATCCGTGACATTATGGAACTCCTTAGAAAAACGAATACCCCCAAACGGGGAGAGACGATTCGCTATCTTACGATTTTAGATAGGACTCTGCCAAGGATTTTTCAATTCTTCCCGAATGTTGGAACAGTAAGAAGTTGCCTCCCGAGACCAGATTTTTACCCTAACCTCATGAGCAAATTTGAGCGCCGAATCTATAATTTTTGCGCGGGTCCTGCGATGCTTCCTACTCCAGTAATGGAGAAGGCCGCTTCCGAGTTTCTGAACTACCGCGGGTCCGGTATGTCCATCATGGAAGACAGTCATAGGGGAAAACTTTTTGAAGAAGTCCTAGACACCTCTCTTTCCTTGCTCAGAGAATTATTATCTGTTCCGGAAAATTACGAAATTATGTTTCTTTCCGGAGGAGCGAGCCTTCACTTCTCCGCCCTACCCTTGAACCTTCTAAAAGAAGGAGAATCCGCCGACTTTGCAGTCACAGGTATCTGGGCAAAGAAGGCAATGGAAGAAGCTCTTAGATTCAACCCCGTCAAAAAGATCTACGACGGAGAAGATCATAAGTATACCGAGTCTCCTGAACTGAATGACTCCATGGTAAATCCTGGAGCAGGATACGTGTATATTACTTCTAATAATACTTTATTAGGAACTCGTTATGCAACTATTCCGAATATCACTAAGGCTCCCCTTATCGCGGATATGACTTCCGAAATTCTTTCTAGAAAAATAGACGTGAGTAAGTTCGGTGCGATATTTGCGGGGGCACAAAAGAATATCGGACCTTCCGGTTTAAGCGTTCTTATTATCCGCAAGGATCTGCTTGGACGTTCCGGTAGAACGGTCCCTATATTGATGGATTATGCGCTTACTGCAAAAAACAAATCCATGTACAATACTCCTCCTACATATTCCATCTACATGGCTAAACTTGTATTTGAATGGCTGAAAGATCTAGGCGGAGTGGAGAAGATCGAAAAAATCAATGAAGAGAAGGCCAAAATCTTATACGATTATTTGGATACAACTTCCTTCTATAATGCTCCGGTAAAACCGAATTCAAGATCCGTAATGAATGTAGTCTTTACTCTGCAGGACAAAAATTTAGAATCTAAGTTTTTAGCAGGAGCAGAAGAAAAAGGACTCCATGGTCTGGAAGGGCATAGACTAGTCGGTGGCTTAAGAGCTTCTATCTATAATTCCATGCCTAAAGAAGGTGTAATTGCCTTAGTGGAATATATGAAGGAATTCGAGAAGAAGGTTTAGATCTTCGAAAAGAATAGAATGAAATACATTCTTCCGATCCTAATATTTCTTTGCGTGGATATCTTACAGATGTCCGCTTCTCCTTTATTCTTTCCTACAAAACTGAAAATAGGTCATTGCTTATCCCAAGGCGGGGGCTCCAAAGAGCTAAAGGAATTTTATACTTCTAAACTTTCTCCCGAAGAAAGAACAAAGATCGCCGAAAATCTTGCCTTACAAGAAGCCAAATCCGCATACCAAAGTTTGGAATGTATTCGTATGTCCGGATTGACCAAGGAAGAAAAAGAGATCTTACTTTCCGACCACTCCCGTCATAGAGAGACAAAAGAGCTTATGTTTTCTTATTACGAAAACTTTTTGCTCTCGGACGAAAAGACCATTCGTCTATCCGCTTTTGAAGAGAAAAACCTACGTAGCTTTCTAGAAGCCAAAAAAGAACTTTTAGCAAGGCTGCACCAGGCTGAGTACCAATCCTTAACCGAAAAGCTTCTTCCATTATCCACTTTCCAAAACACCTATATGGCCCTCTTCTTCCAACATTGGGAATTCTACCAGACTGCGCCCGATTTTCTGAAAGAAGGACTGTTCGATTAAGATTCTTTTCCTTATTTTCCGATCCTTGCTGTAAATTGCTTGAATCGGAGAATTCTCGTAGGTACGGTACCTTTAGAACATGAAAAAAATTGGCATCGCTTCCGATCACGGCGGATTCGAACTCAAAGAATACCTTCGTAAAGAATTGGCGGACTCGATTGAGATCCTGGACTTAGGCACAAAAGACGAGACCTCCGTGGATTATCCTTTAGTAATTGCAGAAGCCTGCAAAAAAGTACTCTCTAAAGAAGTGGATGGACTAATCGCACTTTGTGGGACAGGGATCGGAGCTTCAATCGCTGCAAATCGCCATAAGGGGATCAGAGCTGCTCTTTGCCATGACGAGTTCACTGCAGAAATGTCTCGTCGTCATAACAATGCAAACGTATTGGTATTAGGCGGAAGAGTTTTAGGCAAAGACCTGGCAGCTCGCATCACTCAGAAATGGCTGAACACTTCTTTCGAAGCTGGACGTCATGAAAGAAGAGTGGGTCAGTTAGACACCATCGTTTAAATAACGGAAAATACCTTTTTAAGAATGCGAAACAAGATCCTTTATCCGGTCTATCTTTTAGGTTTGGTCGGTCTTGTTTCCTTTTTCTCCGGCTCCATCTCAGCCGAATCCAATTCATTCTCTTTAAGTGCGTTCGTTCTCAAATATGTTCGTTTGGGAAGTACCGAAAACGGAGCCCCTAAATTAGAATTAAGCCCCCGCGATCGTAAAGAAGGTTCCGATCTATTTTTAGATTTTGAAGAAAAGGAAGCCTCAGACCTAAACGATAAGTCAGGCGGTTACAGAATATTATCTTCTTCTTATCTTCCTGATTCAGCCAAGGCACATTCCGGAAAAAGGTCCGCAGGTTTCGTGGGCAAAAGATCCGGGATCAAGGTTTCTGGAAAAACAAAAGGGATACTTACAAGTCCGGATATAAAAGAAGAATTTTATATCTCCTTCTTCCTATTACCTGGAAACTTAGACAAGGAAGCCGTCCTACTTTCCAAAGACTTGTACACAAGAGGGAAAAAATTCGGTTGGGACCTCAGGATCAAAGACGAGATACCAATATTAGAATTTCGTAATTTCTTTCAAAAAGAGGATAAAACCCATCTATCTCTGAAGCTCGCAGGAAACTCCAGGCTTTCCAGATCGGATTGGAATCATTTTATCATCCATTTGAAACCTGCTCAAAGAGAGATCGTATTATATATCAACGGAAAAGAAACCGACAGGGCATCCGTCTCTTCCAAGGAACCTATTATCCGGATCGGATTCCATCCGGAAGACAGCACACCATTCAAGATCGGAGAAAGTTTTTACGGATGGCTGGACGACTTTTTAGTCTCCAAAGGGAGTCCGGATCCTGAGGTCTTATCCACTCAGTACGATGGGCAAAAATACGATCCTTCTTCCTTTACAGCGGATGCAAAATTCGGGACCGCAATTTCCCCTGTTTATAAAACCAAATTTTCCAACTCTTTACCGGAAGCAGTATTATTAAAAGCGAATGTACCTAAATCTTCCGTGCTTGAACTATATTTCAGATCCTCCCCTAAGATTTTTTCCAAAACGGAAGAATACCCCGCATGGAGATCCATCGATCTGAGAAAGATAGAAGAAGAATTCAAAGAAGATGACCCATACAGAGAAACGGAAGAAGAAAGTTCTCCAAAAGGAAAATCCTCCAGTTATCGAATTCCACTAGATAAGGTTTGGGGAAACAAACTCTCTTATTTCAAATATTACCAGGTAAAAGTAAAATTTAAGACCGATTCAGGTTCTAAGTCTAGCCCTGAATTAGAAGCATTAACTTTTTCTTATAGAGAGACCGTGCCTCCAGTCAGACCTGCCGGTTTAAAAATAGTGAATTTCGACGATTACGACCCTGAAGCCGGTGGGCCTAGAGTTTGCCTGAGTTGGACCCAAAACCCGGAAAGGAATGTGCAACAAAAAGGCGGCTATGTGATTCATTACGGGGTCGGCCCGAATCGGATGGTTGGGATCTTAAAAGGCACCAGCAAAGAATTAGAAAAAGGGAAAATGCCGGTATTGCTCACTAAAGGAAAGACCAAACATCCAATGAGCGAGTATTTGGATCCTATCTTGGGCGATGATTCCACTTGTCCTAAAAGAAACGACATGAGTGGCCCTAAACTTTGTCAGTGTATAGACAATCGACTCATCTCTTTGAACGCAGAAAAACCGGAAGAGACTGATGACGAAGACGAAAGTCCCAAGTCCAAAAAGAAAAAGAAGAAACCTCGTAAAGATCCTTACGACAAAAAACTTTTATTCTTCCAAAAGGGATTAACGTATTATTTCAAAGTTGCTGCTTATAACTCTGTTTACGATCTGGAGAACGGCCCGGACCAACTCAGTCCTTTAAGCGACCCCGTCGAGGTCTATTTCTTGAGCGAGTAGTATCTTTACTAGATTCTGCTCTTTCCATTTAGTGTCCGTACACAAGATCCCATCCAGATCCGCCAAAGAAGCGGTCGCAATTTCGAGCCATTCTTTCCATTCCAGATTTTTAGAGGAAGAAAGTCGTATCGCAAGTGAGATTTCTTCCTTTCTGACAGGAAGAAAATCCAAGAACAGATTTTTAGATTGGGTCCAGATGATCTCTCTTGTTAAAGGATCCGATTCTTTTGCAAGAATGGAATCTAAACTAGGGAGAGCTAGTACGAAGATATGATTTTTTTTAGTAAGTGATTCGATCGCATTCGATACGAAACGACGAGAGGCGGAATTTCCAAGCACCAATTCCCTAAAACAATCGGAAGAAACTAATAATTTCAAACTTTTGCTTCCGGATAAATTTTAGACAATTCTCTCAACGCTTCCAATCTTTGATAAGAATCGGATTTAAAAACTTCGTTCCTAAAACAAGAGCGAAGCAACTCGGAAGCGGAGAGGTCTCTTTTTTCCGCTTCGGTCCTTAATAATTCGAATTCTTCCTCTGTGAGGAGCATCTGAAATCTTCTTTCAACACGGGCCATTACTCCTCTTCTTTCAGTTCCTTTTCGTTTTTCAAGTAGGTTCCGTAATAAATTTGAGAATCTAGTATCTGACCCAGGCTTTCGTAAATCGCCCCGATATTATAATTTGCCTGATTCAAACGAAAATCATGCTTAAAAGACTTCTTAAATAGCTGGATCGCACGATCTTCCCTGCCCGCATACCATTCCGACATGGCCCATAAAAAGGTCCATTTTCCCAAATCAGGATCTCTTGGACTTACCTTTCCTAAATATCCCACATTCTCTTCGAAAAGGCTTGCGGCTCTCAGATAATTATCCCTGATCCTTCTAACCTTCTCCATTCTAGAAAACACTTCTTCTGAATGACCAGGAAGCTCCAAGTCGGCTCTCCAAAAAAGTGCCCGGGCAAGATAGAGTTTATATACCAACTCGTTCGGATTCTTTTTGACATATTCTTCGAGGAAGGGAAGACTCTCCGCTTCTTTTCCACTTTGGTGAAGAAGTAAAACTTTTTGTTTTGCAGCCTTATTCCATTCCCTTCTATTTTCTTCTTGAGAATATGAAGAAGATAAACTTACATAAAACAGAATGATATAACAGAAGGCACGCATTTCAGATTAGATCTTATCCGACAGGAAAATATTAAATGTAAGTGTATAAATTTTTTCCATTTTCCGGATAAGGCAGAGGAGTGATCTTATACTCTTTACCTATCGAATCCAAGATCATTTTCAATTCGGATTCTCGTTCCTCTCTGGACAAAACAAAAATTTCGGAAGGAGAAACCCCAAATCCGTAATCTTCCGCTCCGAGTCTAGGTTGGACTTCCTCCAGAACTTCTTTTCTCCATTTGTCTATAGAAGGATAATCCAAGTCACCAATACATTTGATCTTGTACAGATTACATCTGCTTCTTTCTCCGTGGGTCGCCCAGCGAAGAAGTAGGAATTGTATCTGGACCAAATCCCTTTTGTCCTGGATAGCATGAGAAGCCTGCTCAATCTCCAATTGTAAAAATGCGTCTTCCACCGGTTCTATGGAATTCTCCACATTATCTCTGATCTGTTCCGCTAAATCATTATTAGGTGGATCTGGGAACATCAGGAAAAATCTAAAATCCAGACCGGACCTGAAAAGTGGGAAGGAAACGATCCGCATCACTCCATCCAAATCCGCAGAGTCGAATTTTTTACGGAAGAAGTGATCGTTACGTCTCTCTTCAGTAACGTCTATGATGGAAACATCTCCCA
This genomic interval carries:
- the serC gene encoding 3-phosphoserine/phosphohydroxythreonine transaminase; this translates as MSKFERRIYNFCAGPAMLPTPVMEKAASEFLNYRGSGMSIMEDSHRGKLFEEVLDTSLSLLRELLSVPENYEIMFLSGGASLHFSALPLNLLKEGESADFAVTGIWAKKAMEEALRFNPVKKIYDGEDHKYTESPELNDSMVNPGAGYVYITSNNTLLGTRYATIPNITKAPLIADMTSEILSRKIDVSKFGAIFAGAQKNIGPSGLSVLIIRKDLLGRSGRTVPILMDYALTAKNKSMYNTPPTYSIYMAKLVFEWLKDLGGVEKIEKINEEKAKILYDYLDTTSFYNAPVKPNSRSVMNVVFTLQDKNLESKFLAGAEEKGLHGLEGHRLVGGLRASIYNSMPKEGVIALVEYMKEFEKKV
- the rpiB gene encoding ribose 5-phosphate isomerase B yields the protein MKKIGIASDHGGFELKEYLRKELADSIEILDLGTKDETSVDYPLVIAEACKKVLSKEVDGLIALCGTGIGASIAANRHKGIRAALCHDEFTAEMSRRHNNANVLVLGGRVLGKDLAARITQKWLNTSFEAGRHERRVGQLDTIV
- a CDS encoding tetratricopeptide repeat protein, producing MRAFCYIILFYVSLSSSYSQEENRREWNKAAKQKVLLLHQSGKEAESLPFLEEYVKKNPNELVYKLYLARALFWRADLELPGHSEEVFSRMEKVRRIRDNYLRAASLFEENVGYLGKVSPRDPDLGKWTFLWAMSEWYAGREDRAIQLFKKSFKHDFRLNQANYNIGAIYESLGQILDSQIYYGTYLKNEKELKEEE